The proteins below are encoded in one region of Ephemeroptericola cinctiostellae:
- a CDS encoding dihydrofolate reductase, with protein sequence MTTPRITLIAAVAQNRALGKNNQLLWHLPNDLQFFKRTTLNHPIIMGRKTYDSIGRALPKRLNIVISRQTDLTIAGCTVVPTLEKAIQLASEPAHQPEKTTPEVFIIGGAQIYAAALPLASRLVLTEVKRDFEADVFFPEWNKAEWLEIARETNHDAVTGLGYDFVDYQLKAHELNDKK encoded by the coding sequence ATGACCACACCCCGCATCACCCTCATTGCTGCCGTTGCACAGAACCGTGCTTTGGGTAAAAACAACCAACTGTTGTGGCATTTGCCCAATGACCTTCAGTTTTTTAAACGCACCACACTGAATCACCCCATCATCATGGGGCGAAAAACGTATGATTCAATTGGTCGCGCGTTACCCAAACGTTTGAACATTGTGATTTCTCGTCAAACGGATCTCACCATTGCGGGCTGCACCGTTGTCCCCACGTTGGAAAAGGCCATTCAACTGGCCAGCGAACCCGCACATCAACCAGAAAAAACCACACCCGAGGTGTTCATTATTGGTGGTGCACAAATCTATGCCGCCGCTTTGCCCCTGGCAAGCCGCTTGGTATTGACCGAAGTCAAACGTGATTTTGAAGCAGATGTTTTTTTCCCCGAGTGGAACAAAGCCGAGTGGCTTGAGATCGCACGTGAAACCAACCATGATGCGGTGACAGGCTTGGGTTATGATTTTGTGGATTACCAGTTAAAAGCACATGAATTAAATGACAAAAAGTGA
- a CDS encoding DMT family transporter, whose protein sequence is MTKTLSRLQANLLLLLAACAWGCAFVPQSIATKFIGPFSFTGVRFLLGALVISPLVWREWKMLVAAQRTPSKRDWLQIALMGVLLCMGTSLQQVGMAFTTVTNAGFLTGLYVPLVPLLGWILYKRRAHWVVWPAAAGCLIGTWLLTGAGAVDLNIGDLWVLATVIPFTLHVLWVGGVADKLHAPLLVSWGQFIVCGLLASCFALPLENFDSAHLADVFWPIAYMSVISVGVGFTSQVVGQRFARPAEAAIILSAETVFAALAGALVLDERLNTMGYLGCALILAGIIIVQIVPSPSQLIEQH, encoded by the coding sequence ATGACCAAAACACTTTCACGCCTTCAAGCCAACTTACTTCTCCTTCTCGCAGCATGTGCATGGGGTTGCGCTTTTGTCCCACAATCCATTGCCACCAAATTCATTGGCCCCTTTAGCTTCACTGGGGTGCGTTTTTTATTGGGTGCATTGGTGATTTCACCTTTGGTATGGCGCGAATGGAAAATGCTGGTGGCCGCCCAACGCACGCCGTCAAAACGTGACTGGTTACAAATTGCCCTGATGGGGGTTTTGTTGTGCATGGGTACCAGCTTACAACAGGTTGGCATGGCGTTCACAACCGTGACCAATGCAGGTTTTTTAACAGGACTGTACGTCCCACTTGTCCCGTTACTCGGCTGGATTTTGTACAAGCGCCGTGCGCATTGGGTGGTTTGGCCTGCGGCCGCGGGTTGCTTGATCGGCACTTGGTTGCTCACAGGCGCAGGTGCAGTGGATTTGAACATCGGTGATTTGTGGGTGCTGGCCACAGTCATTCCATTCACCTTGCATGTGTTGTGGGTTGGTGGTGTTGCCGACAAATTGCATGCACCTTTGCTGGTCTCATGGGGTCAATTCATTGTTTGCGGCTTGCTGGCAAGTTGCTTTGCTTTGCCTTTAGAAAATTTTGACAGCGCACATTTGGCCGACGTGTTTTGGCCGATTGCTTACATGAGCGTGATTTCTGTGGGGGTCGGCTTCACTTCGCAAGTGGTTGGTCAGCGTTTTGCACGCCCTGCTGAAGCGGCCATCATTTTGTCTGCGGAAACCGTTTTCGCCGCTTTGGCTGGCGCACTTGTTTTGGATGAACGTTTGAACACGATGGGCTATCTGGGCTGTGCTTTGATTTTAGCGGGCATCATCATTGTACAAATCGTCCCATCGCCATCGCAGCTGATTGAACAACATTAA
- a CDS encoding thymidylate synthase, which yields MKQYLDLMRHVHEQGADKMDRTGTGTRSVFGHQMRFDLTQGFPLLTTKRVHLKSIIYELLWFIQGNTNANWLKERGVTIWNEWAREDGSLGPVYGHQWRSWPDGQGGHIDQLAEVIEQLKTTPDSRRIIVSAWNVADIPRMALPPCHAFFQFYVANGELSCQLYQRSADIFLGVPFNIASYALLTHMIAQQTGLVAKEFIWTGGDCHLYNNHFEQVNTQLAREPLPLPQLNIKRTPASIFDYEFDDFEFLNYQYHAPIKAPVAV from the coding sequence ATGAAACAATACCTCGATCTCATGCGCCATGTTCACGAACAGGGTGCAGACAAAATGGACCGCACAGGCACGGGCACACGCTCGGTCTTCGGCCACCAAATGCGTTTTGATTTGACCCAAGGCTTTCCGTTATTAACAACGAAAAGGGTTCACCTTAAATCCATCATTTATGAATTGTTGTGGTTCATCCAAGGCAACACCAACGCAAATTGGCTCAAAGAGCGCGGCGTGACCATTTGGAACGAATGGGCGCGTGAAGATGGCTCGCTCGGCCCGGTCTATGGTCACCAATGGCGCTCATGGCCTGATGGTCAGGGCGGCCACATTGACCAACTCGCTGAGGTCATCGAGCAACTCAAAACCACACCTGACTCGCGTCGCATCATCGTCAGCGCATGGAATGTCGCCGACATCCCGCGCATGGCTTTGCCACCATGCCATGCTTTTTTTCAATTTTATGTCGCCAATGGCGAATTGTCGTGTCAGTTGTATCAGCGCAGCGCAGATATTTTCCTCGGTGTGCCGTTCAATATTGCCTCCTACGCCCTGCTCACGCACATGATTGCGCAGCAAACAGGCTTGGTTGCGAAAGAGTTCATTTGGACAGGCGGCGACTGTCATTTGTATAACAATCATTTTGAACAAGTGAACACGCAACTCGCGCGCGAACCGTTGCCTTTACCTCAATTGAACATCAAGCGCACACCCGCATCGATTTTTGATTATGAATTTGATGATTTTGAATTTTTAAATTATCAATATCATGCACCCATTAAAGCACCTGTGGCGGTTTAA
- a CDS encoding NAD(P)H-dependent flavin oxidoreductase, translated as MAHIQTLLNHSVGFDFPLIQAPMAGSQDHRLAAAVAQAGGLGSIPSAMLTPDALALQLSNYRAMTDRPVNVNFFTHTSPLPDEAVEKTWQTMLSPYYDEFGIDSTKTMAAASRLPFDHAMADVLDAFKPEVVSFHFGLPAPDLLARVKSCGALVMSSATTIEEARWLERNGADIVIAQGLEAGGHRGHFLSNDVLDVSAQMGTFAFLPQIMRAVNVPVVAAGGIADAAGVRAAMGLGAAGVQIGTSFLLCHESNASPMHRAALGSEMAVHTCLTNLFTGRPARSIVNRIMREMGAINRHAPSFPLATAAIMPLRTAAEAQGSMDFSPLWAGQNTSGCQAISATELTLKLAKGFS; from the coding sequence ATGGCACACATCCAAACGTTATTAAATCACTCAGTTGGGTTTGATTTCCCTCTCATTCAAGCGCCAATGGCGGGTTCACAAGATCATCGATTGGCGGCTGCGGTGGCTCAGGCAGGCGGTTTGGGTTCAATACCATCTGCGATGTTGACGCCCGATGCCCTCGCGCTGCAACTGTCCAATTATCGCGCCATGACTGATCGTCCTGTCAATGTGAACTTCTTTACGCACACATCACCGTTACCCGATGAGGCGGTAGAAAAGACGTGGCAAACCATGTTGTCCCCCTATTACGATGAGTTCGGCATTGACAGTACAAAAACAATGGCAGCAGCAAGTCGATTGCCCTTTGATCATGCCATGGCGGATGTGTTGGATGCATTCAAGCCCGAAGTGGTCAGCTTTCATTTTGGCTTGCCTGCACCTGACTTGCTTGCGCGCGTGAAATCATGTGGTGCTTTGGTCATGTCGTCGGCGACAACCATTGAAGAGGCACGTTGGCTGGAGCGCAATGGCGCAGACATCGTGATCGCACAGGGTTTAGAAGCAGGTGGACATCGTGGACATTTTTTAAGCAACGATGTGTTGGATGTCAGCGCACAGATGGGTACATTTGCCTTTTTACCGCAAATCATGCGTGCGGTGAATGTGCCTGTGGTGGCTGCGGGAGGCATCGCTGATGCAGCGGGTGTTCGCGCTGCAATGGGTTTAGGAGCCGCAGGTGTGCAAATTGGAACATCGTTTCTGTTGTGTCACGAGTCTAATGCCAGTCCAATGCATCGAGCGGCATTAGGCAGTGAAATGGCCGTACACACATGTTTGACCAATTTATTCACAGGACGCCCAGCGCGCAGCATCGTCAATCGCATCATGCGTGAAATGGGGGCAATTAATCGCCACGCACCTTCATTTCCGTTGGCCACGGCTGCGATCATGCCGTTGCGGACAGCGGCTGAAGCACAAGGCTCAATGGATTTTTCACCGCTGTGGGCGGGGCAAAACACATCGGGTTGTCAGGCCATCAGTGCCACTGAGCTGACGCTTAAGTTGGCAAAAGGGTTTAGCTGA